From Candidatus Methylomirabilota bacterium, the proteins below share one genomic window:
- a CDS encoding response regulator, producing the protein MGKVMVVDDAYSELQVMETILRSAGHEVLTYLNGEQLEDKIAAEQPDVVLLDIVMPKRNGFDVLRGLRRDLRTRQTPVVVVSSKNQESDRTWGLKQGADEYLPKPFTAEQLLGAVRRFVR; encoded by the coding sequence ATGGGCAAGGTGATGGTCGTGGACGACGCGTATTCGGAGCTGCAAGTGATGGAGACCATTCTCCGATCGGCCGGACATGAGGTGCTGACGTACCTCAACGGCGAACAATTGGAGGACAAGATCGCGGCCGAGCAGCCGGATGTGGTGCTGCTCGACATCGTGATGCCGAAGCGCAATGGCTTCGACGTCCTCCGGGGGCTCCGGCGGGACTTGCGGACGCGTCAGACGCCCGTGGTCGTCGTATCCTCCAAGAACCAGGAGAGCGACCGGACCTGGGGTCTCAAGCAGGGCGCCGATGAGTACCTGCCCAAGCCGTTCACGGCCGAGCAACTGCTCGGCGCCGTGCGGCGATTCGTGCGATGA
- a CDS encoding chemotaxis protein CheW has protein sequence MTTNDVLDLPTTSLRDAAAAARVCVVTVGGELFALPVQSVREVVLFEDLTPVPLAPPYVVGVANLRGEVVAIVDARSTLGLPAGRPGRRHRAIVVAAAGLEAALVIDGVVSLEALGAILPADPAAGLRHAEWAAGYLRRDNRLVPLLDVGKLLNALRSVGSSVASVGGGHGSRPGTKDPRAF, from the coding sequence ATGACGACAAACGACGTCCTCGACCTGCCGACGACCAGCTTGCGCGACGCGGCGGCCGCCGCCCGCGTCTGCGTGGTCACGGTCGGGGGTGAGCTGTTCGCCCTGCCCGTCCAGAGCGTCCGCGAGGTCGTGCTCTTCGAGGACCTCACCCCGGTACCGCTGGCGCCACCGTACGTGGTGGGCGTGGCCAACCTCCGCGGCGAGGTCGTCGCGATCGTGGACGCGCGCTCGACCCTCGGCCTTCCCGCCGGCCGCCCCGGGCGCCGGCACCGAGCGATCGTGGTGGCGGCCGCCGGTCTCGAGGCGGCGCTGGTGATCGACGGCGTGGTGAGCTTGGAGGCGCTGGGCGCGATCTTGCCAGCCGATCCTGCGGCGGGCCTCCGCCACGCTGAGTGGGCGGCCGGCTACCTGCGGCGCGATAACCGGCTGGTGCCGCTGCTCGACGTCGGCAAGCTGCTGAACGCGCTCAGGTCGGTGGGCAGTAGCGTGGCGTCGGTGGGCGGCGGACATGGATCGAGGCCAGGCACGAAAGATCCTCGTGCGTTCTGA